One window of the Megalops cyprinoides isolate fMegCyp1 chromosome 2, fMegCyp1.pri, whole genome shotgun sequence genome contains the following:
- the nexn gene encoding nexilin isoform X3 — protein MTEVAQKQEKLLTTSKPVARSYVPKLSKGESKSKFEAMQKAREERGKRRSQEEQHRRREQYIKEKEWNRRKQQIKELLASSDEEDVKPAIPAKSYVPKITGSVKGKFAEMEKQRQEEERKRTQEERKRRATQDILEKTKIQRELAKKAEEEGDDSLLVTVVPVKPCKPPGKIKVNFEDLERAREEEEKKKTEEEKKKRYDEHRRSFRDAKRRSRVIQQEDETEPKEKEQVAPGKLKLTFEEMERERQEQQKKQVEEEARRRLEEEKRAFEEAKLEMGVGDDDEQGAQSMKEEFRPGKLKLSFEELERQRIEGERKKAEELAKKRIEEEKRAFAEARKSMVFDEDDEILVTMLTAEGTKPGKLNISFEELERQRREEEQRRAEEEAKRRLEEEKRIFAEARKSMGEDDKEELVKSESQEALTPRKLEINFEELLKQREAAERRRTEEARKQKMELEKKEFEQLRQEMGEDEVNESSEVVSTEYEELSKLKRTGSIQAKNLKSKFEKIKQLTEEEIQKKIEEERARRKAIDLQIKEREAERFLEEDEEEGRSEAGRVEDAPFRQKVDMRAWFEQMAKAREEEEKKRIEEQKLQRMQFEQQEIDAALQKKREDEQEEEGSIINGSATYDGEEDHARSGAPWFKKPLKNQSVVDAEPVRFTVKITGEPKPEVTWWFEGEMLHDSEDYQYIERGETYCLYLPETFPEDEGEYMCKAVNSRGTAASTCILTIETEDY, from the exons ATGACTGAAGTGGCACAGAAACAAGAA AAACTCCTTACCACTTCCAAACCAGTGGCAAGGAGCTATGTGCCCAAGCTCAGCAAGGGGGAATCAAAGAGTAAATTTGAAGCTATGCAGAAGGCAAGGGAGGAACGCGGTAAGAGGCGGAGCCAAGAGGAGCAACACAGAAGGAGGGAACAGTATATAAAGGAGAAGGAGTGGAACCGCCGGAAGCAGCAG ATAAAAGAACTGCTCGCCTCGAGTGATGAGGAAGATGTGAAGCCTGCTATACCAGCAAAATCCTATGTCCCAAAGATAACAG GCAGTGTAAAGGGAAAGTTTGCCGAGATGGAAAAGCAacggcaggaggaggagaggaaacggacccaggaggagaggaaaaggcGTGCCACCCAGGACATCCTAGAGAAGACAAAGATCCAGAGAGAGCTGGCCAAGAAGGCTGAGGAG GAAGGAGATGATTCTCTGCTAGTGACAGTGGTGCCAGTGAAGCCATGTAAACCCCCAGGCAAGATCAAAGTAAACTTTGAAGACCTGGAAAGGGCtcgagaggaggaggagaaaaagaagactgaagaggagaaaaagaaacgCTACGATGAGCATAGACGCTCCTTCCGGGATGCCAAACGGCGTTCTAGGGTAATACAG CAGGAAGATGAGACCGAGCCAAAAGAGAAGGAGCAGGTTGCCCCGGGCAAGCTCAAGCTTACATTtgaggaaatggagagggagaggcaggagcagcaGAAGAAGCAGGTTGAGGAGGAGGCCCGGCGgcgtctggaggaggagaagagggctTTTGAGGAGGCAAAGCTGGAGATG GGAGTTGGGGATGACGACGAACAAGGCGCCCAGTCAATGAAGGAAGAGTTCCGTCCTGGAAAATTAAAACTGAGCtttgaggagctggagaggcagaggatAGAAGGGGAACGCAAGAAAGCAGAAGAACTGGCTAAGAAACGCatagaggaggagaagagagccTTTGCTGAGGCCAGGAAGAGCATG GTctttgatgaagatgatgaaatCCTAGTGACAATGCTGACTGCAGAGGGCACCAAGCCAGGCAAGCTGAACATCAGCTTTGAGGAGCTGGAGCGCCAGCGaagggaggaggagcagagaagaGCTGAGGAGGAAGCTAAGCGCCgactggaggaggagaagagaatCTTTGCTGAAGCTCGCAAGAGCATG GGGGAGGATGATAAGGAGGAACTGGTGAAGAGTGAGTCTCAGGAGGCATTGACCCCCAGGAAGCTGGAGATCAACTTTGAAGAGCTCCTTAAGCAGAGGGAGGCAGCAGAACGAAGACGCACAGAGGAGGCACGCAAGCAGAAGATGGAGTTGGAGAAAAAGGAATTCGAGCAGCTGAGGCAGGAGATGGGAGAG GATGAAGTAAATGAAAGTTCAGAGGTGGTGAGCACAGAGTATGAGGAGCTGAGCAAACTGAAGCGAACTGGATCCATACAAGCAAAGAATTTAAAATCAAAGTTTGAGAAGATCAAGCAACTCACTGAAGAAGAGATCCAGAAAAAGATAGAAGAGGAGAGGGCACGAAGAAAGGCCATCGACCTCCAAAtcaaagagagagaagctgaaagATTCCTGGAG gaggatgaagaggaaggTAGGAGTGAAGCTGGCAGAGTTGAGGATGCTCCGTTTAGACAGAAAGTGGACATGCGAGCATGGTTTGAACAAATGGCAAAagccagagaggaggaggaaaagaagcGGATTGAAGAACAAAAACTGCAGAGAATGCAATTTGAACAACAAGAGATCGATGCAGCACTCCAAAAA AAGAGGGAAGACgagcaagaggaagagggaagtaTCATCAATGGCTCAGCAACCTATGATGGTGAAGAGGACCATGCAAGATCTGGGGCCCCATGGTTTAAAAAGCCTCTCAAAAACCAGTCTGTAGTCGATGCTGAACCTGTTCGGTTTACCGTTAAAATCACTGGGGAGCCAAAGCCAGAAGTGACCTGGTGGTTTGAGGGTGAAATGCTCCACGACTCTGAGGACTATCAGTACATTGAGAGGGGTGAGACATACTGCCTATACCTGCCTGAGACCTTCCCAGAGGATGAAGGGGAGTACATGTGCAAAGCTGTGAATAGTCGAGGCACTGCTGCCAGCACCTGTATCCTTACAATCGAAA CTGAGGACTACTGA
- the nexn gene encoding nexilin isoform X2 — protein sequence MTEVAQKQEKLLTTSKPVARSYVPKLSKGESKSKFEAMQKAREERGKRRSQEEQHRRREQYIKEKEWNRRKQQIKELLASSDEEDVKPAIPAKSYVPKITGSVKGKFAEMEKQRQEEERKRTQEERKRRATQDILEKTKIQRELAKKAEEEGDDSLLVTVVPVKPCKPPGKIKVNFEDLERAREEEEKKKTEEEKKKRYDEHRRSFRDAKRRSRVIQEDETEPKEKEQVAPGKLKLTFEEMERERQEQQKKQVEEEARRRLEEEKRAFEEAKLEMGVGDDDEQGAQSMKEEFRPGKLKLSFEELERQRIEGERKKAEELAKKRIEEEKRAFAEARKSMVFDEDDEILVTMLTAEGTKPGKLNISFEELERQRREEEQRRAEEEAKRRLEEEKRIFAEARKSMGEDDKEELVKSESQEALTPRKLEINFEELLKQREAAERRRTEEARKQKMELEKKEFEQLRQEMGEDEVNESSEVVSTEYEELSKLKRTGSIQAKNLKSKFEKIKQLTEEEIQKKIEEERARRKAIDLQIKEREAERFLEEDEEEGRSEAGRVEDAPFRQKVDMRAWFEQMAKAREEEEKKRIEEQKLQRMQFEQQEIDAALQKKREDEQEEEGSIINGSATYDGEEDHARSGAPWFKKPLKNQSVVDAEPVRFTVKITGEPKPEVTWWFEGEMLHDSEDYQYIERGETYCLYLPETFPEDEGEYMCKAVNSRGTAASTCILTIESKHPSL from the exons ATGACTGAAGTGGCACAGAAACAAGAA AAACTCCTTACCACTTCCAAACCAGTGGCAAGGAGCTATGTGCCCAAGCTCAGCAAGGGGGAATCAAAGAGTAAATTTGAAGCTATGCAGAAGGCAAGGGAGGAACGCGGTAAGAGGCGGAGCCAAGAGGAGCAACACAGAAGGAGGGAACAGTATATAAAGGAGAAGGAGTGGAACCGCCGGAAGCAGCAG ATAAAAGAACTGCTCGCCTCGAGTGATGAGGAAGATGTGAAGCCTGCTATACCAGCAAAATCCTATGTCCCAAAGATAACAG GCAGTGTAAAGGGAAAGTTTGCCGAGATGGAAAAGCAacggcaggaggaggagaggaaacggacccaggaggagaggaaaaggcGTGCCACCCAGGACATCCTAGAGAAGACAAAGATCCAGAGAGAGCTGGCCAAGAAGGCTGAGGAG GAAGGAGATGATTCTCTGCTAGTGACAGTGGTGCCAGTGAAGCCATGTAAACCCCCAGGCAAGATCAAAGTAAACTTTGAAGACCTGGAAAGGGCtcgagaggaggaggagaaaaagaagactgaagaggagaaaaagaaacgCTACGATGAGCATAGACGCTCCTTCCGGGATGCCAAACGGCGTTCTAGGGTAATACAG GAAGATGAGACCGAGCCAAAAGAGAAGGAGCAGGTTGCCCCGGGCAAGCTCAAGCTTACATTtgaggaaatggagagggagaggcaggagcagcaGAAGAAGCAGGTTGAGGAGGAGGCCCGGCGgcgtctggaggaggagaagagggctTTTGAGGAGGCAAAGCTGGAGATG GGAGTTGGGGATGACGACGAACAAGGCGCCCAGTCAATGAAGGAAGAGTTCCGTCCTGGAAAATTAAAACTGAGCtttgaggagctggagaggcagaggatAGAAGGGGAACGCAAGAAAGCAGAAGAACTGGCTAAGAAACGCatagaggaggagaagagagccTTTGCTGAGGCCAGGAAGAGCATG GTctttgatgaagatgatgaaatCCTAGTGACAATGCTGACTGCAGAGGGCACCAAGCCAGGCAAGCTGAACATCAGCTTTGAGGAGCTGGAGCGCCAGCGaagggaggaggagcagagaagaGCTGAGGAGGAAGCTAAGCGCCgactggaggaggagaagagaatCTTTGCTGAAGCTCGCAAGAGCATG GGGGAGGATGATAAGGAGGAACTGGTGAAGAGTGAGTCTCAGGAGGCATTGACCCCCAGGAAGCTGGAGATCAACTTTGAAGAGCTCCTTAAGCAGAGGGAGGCAGCAGAACGAAGACGCACAGAGGAGGCACGCAAGCAGAAGATGGAGTTGGAGAAAAAGGAATTCGAGCAGCTGAGGCAGGAGATGGGAGAG GATGAAGTAAATGAAAGTTCAGAGGTGGTGAGCACAGAGTATGAGGAGCTGAGCAAACTGAAGCGAACTGGATCCATACAAGCAAAGAATTTAAAATCAAAGTTTGAGAAGATCAAGCAACTCACTGAAGAAGAGATCCAGAAAAAGATAGAAGAGGAGAGGGCACGAAGAAAGGCCATCGACCTCCAAAtcaaagagagagaagctgaaagATTCCTGGAG gaggatgaagaggaaggTAGGAGTGAAGCTGGCAGAGTTGAGGATGCTCCGTTTAGACAGAAAGTGGACATGCGAGCATGGTTTGAACAAATGGCAAAagccagagaggaggaggaaaagaagcGGATTGAAGAACAAAAACTGCAGAGAATGCAATTTGAACAACAAGAGATCGATGCAGCACTCCAAAAA AAGAGGGAAGACgagcaagaggaagagggaagtaTCATCAATGGCTCAGCAACCTATGATGGTGAAGAGGACCATGCAAGATCTGGGGCCCCATGGTTTAAAAAGCCTCTCAAAAACCAGTCTGTAGTCGATGCTGAACCTGTTCGGTTTACCGTTAAAATCACTGGGGAGCCAAAGCCAGAAGTGACCTGGTGGTTTGAGGGTGAAATGCTCCACGACTCTGAGGACTATCAGTACATTGAGAGGGGTGAGACATACTGCCTATACCTGCCTGAGACCTTCCCAGAGGATGAAGGGGAGTACATGTGCAAAGCTGTGAATAGTCGAGGCACTGCTGCCAGCACCTGTATCCTTACAATCGAAAGTAAGCATCCGTCCCTCTGA
- the nexn gene encoding nexilin isoform X1, protein MTEVAQKQEKLLTTSKPVARSYVPKLSKGESKSKFEAMQKAREERGKRRSQEEQHRRREQYIKEKEWNRRKQQIKELLASSDEEDVKPAIPAKSYVPKITGSVKGKFAEMEKQRQEEERKRTQEERKRRATQDILEKTKIQRELAKKAEEEGDDSLLVTVVPVKPCKPPGKIKVNFEDLERAREEEEKKKTEEEKKKRYDEHRRSFRDAKRRSRVIQQEDETEPKEKEQVAPGKLKLTFEEMERERQEQQKKQVEEEARRRLEEEKRAFEEAKLEMGVGDDDEQGAQSMKEEFRPGKLKLSFEELERQRIEGERKKAEELAKKRIEEEKRAFAEARKSMVFDEDDEILVTMLTAEGTKPGKLNISFEELERQRREEEQRRAEEEAKRRLEEEKRIFAEARKSMGEDDKEELVKSESQEALTPRKLEINFEELLKQREAAERRRTEEARKQKMELEKKEFEQLRQEMGEDEVNESSEVVSTEYEELSKLKRTGSIQAKNLKSKFEKIKQLTEEEIQKKIEEERARRKAIDLQIKEREAERFLEEDEEEGRSEAGRVEDAPFRQKVDMRAWFEQMAKAREEEEKKRIEEQKLQRMQFEQQEIDAALQKKREDEQEEEGSIINGSATYDGEEDHARSGAPWFKKPLKNQSVVDAEPVRFTVKITGEPKPEVTWWFEGEMLHDSEDYQYIERGETYCLYLPETFPEDEGEYMCKAVNSRGTAASTCILTIESKHPSL, encoded by the exons ATGACTGAAGTGGCACAGAAACAAGAA AAACTCCTTACCACTTCCAAACCAGTGGCAAGGAGCTATGTGCCCAAGCTCAGCAAGGGGGAATCAAAGAGTAAATTTGAAGCTATGCAGAAGGCAAGGGAGGAACGCGGTAAGAGGCGGAGCCAAGAGGAGCAACACAGAAGGAGGGAACAGTATATAAAGGAGAAGGAGTGGAACCGCCGGAAGCAGCAG ATAAAAGAACTGCTCGCCTCGAGTGATGAGGAAGATGTGAAGCCTGCTATACCAGCAAAATCCTATGTCCCAAAGATAACAG GCAGTGTAAAGGGAAAGTTTGCCGAGATGGAAAAGCAacggcaggaggaggagaggaaacggacccaggaggagaggaaaaggcGTGCCACCCAGGACATCCTAGAGAAGACAAAGATCCAGAGAGAGCTGGCCAAGAAGGCTGAGGAG GAAGGAGATGATTCTCTGCTAGTGACAGTGGTGCCAGTGAAGCCATGTAAACCCCCAGGCAAGATCAAAGTAAACTTTGAAGACCTGGAAAGGGCtcgagaggaggaggagaaaaagaagactgaagaggagaaaaagaaacgCTACGATGAGCATAGACGCTCCTTCCGGGATGCCAAACGGCGTTCTAGGGTAATACAG CAGGAAGATGAGACCGAGCCAAAAGAGAAGGAGCAGGTTGCCCCGGGCAAGCTCAAGCTTACATTtgaggaaatggagagggagaggcaggagcagcaGAAGAAGCAGGTTGAGGAGGAGGCCCGGCGgcgtctggaggaggagaagagggctTTTGAGGAGGCAAAGCTGGAGATG GGAGTTGGGGATGACGACGAACAAGGCGCCCAGTCAATGAAGGAAGAGTTCCGTCCTGGAAAATTAAAACTGAGCtttgaggagctggagaggcagaggatAGAAGGGGAACGCAAGAAAGCAGAAGAACTGGCTAAGAAACGCatagaggaggagaagagagccTTTGCTGAGGCCAGGAAGAGCATG GTctttgatgaagatgatgaaatCCTAGTGACAATGCTGACTGCAGAGGGCACCAAGCCAGGCAAGCTGAACATCAGCTTTGAGGAGCTGGAGCGCCAGCGaagggaggaggagcagagaagaGCTGAGGAGGAAGCTAAGCGCCgactggaggaggagaagagaatCTTTGCTGAAGCTCGCAAGAGCATG GGGGAGGATGATAAGGAGGAACTGGTGAAGAGTGAGTCTCAGGAGGCATTGACCCCCAGGAAGCTGGAGATCAACTTTGAAGAGCTCCTTAAGCAGAGGGAGGCAGCAGAACGAAGACGCACAGAGGAGGCACGCAAGCAGAAGATGGAGTTGGAGAAAAAGGAATTCGAGCAGCTGAGGCAGGAGATGGGAGAG GATGAAGTAAATGAAAGTTCAGAGGTGGTGAGCACAGAGTATGAGGAGCTGAGCAAACTGAAGCGAACTGGATCCATACAAGCAAAGAATTTAAAATCAAAGTTTGAGAAGATCAAGCAACTCACTGAAGAAGAGATCCAGAAAAAGATAGAAGAGGAGAGGGCACGAAGAAAGGCCATCGACCTCCAAAtcaaagagagagaagctgaaagATTCCTGGAG gaggatgaagaggaaggTAGGAGTGAAGCTGGCAGAGTTGAGGATGCTCCGTTTAGACAGAAAGTGGACATGCGAGCATGGTTTGAACAAATGGCAAAagccagagaggaggaggaaaagaagcGGATTGAAGAACAAAAACTGCAGAGAATGCAATTTGAACAACAAGAGATCGATGCAGCACTCCAAAAA AAGAGGGAAGACgagcaagaggaagagggaagtaTCATCAATGGCTCAGCAACCTATGATGGTGAAGAGGACCATGCAAGATCTGGGGCCCCATGGTTTAAAAAGCCTCTCAAAAACCAGTCTGTAGTCGATGCTGAACCTGTTCGGTTTACCGTTAAAATCACTGGGGAGCCAAAGCCAGAAGTGACCTGGTGGTTTGAGGGTGAAATGCTCCACGACTCTGAGGACTATCAGTACATTGAGAGGGGTGAGACATACTGCCTATACCTGCCTGAGACCTTCCCAGAGGATGAAGGGGAGTACATGTGCAAAGCTGTGAATAGTCGAGGCACTGCTGCCAGCACCTGTATCCTTACAATCGAAAGTAAGCATCCGTCCCTCTGA